From Amycolatopsis sp. cg9, one genomic window encodes:
- the rdmE gene encoding aklavinone 12-hydroxylase RdmE produces the protein MTERVQVLVVGAGLGGLSASLFLAQAGVDVLTVERHAGTSVHSRAAGQNWRTMELFHWAGIDREVLAVSPRASQGLRITVATSLAGRVLHRLAEDGSEFDVSASTTLPAGMAGQDVVEPILLAHAEKAGARVRFRTELVEPAPDDDGVTATLRHRDSGEETTVRADYVVAADGGRSGVRARLGIGTTGMDALSHCLGVVFDADLRDRVQAGVTDLFYLQHPEFTAGLVNTDVPDRYVFAPDYFPEKGESPADFTPERLVAMIRSATDLPDLDPEIVWTGSWEVAARLADRFREGRVFLVGDAAKVTPPTGGMGGNTAVGDAADIAWKLAAVLRGEAGPGLLDTYEAERRPIARMVVDTSLHNMKQRMHPGLDVSGITPAEDPLGIVLGFRYRSTAVLSEEPDDGARVEAALAPTGRPGFRAPGLASTLDLLGRSWVLLCAGDGSAWRPAAAAAGIDCHVVEDDLFAARYGLSAGGASLVRPDGIVAWRAPDPVDDPASELRRVLTAVLSR, from the coding sequence ATGACGGAGCGGGTGCAGGTGCTGGTCGTGGGGGCCGGGCTCGGCGGGCTGTCGGCGTCGTTGTTCCTCGCGCAGGCCGGAGTGGACGTGCTGACCGTCGAACGGCACGCCGGGACGTCGGTCCACTCGCGGGCCGCCGGGCAGAACTGGCGCACGATGGAGCTGTTCCACTGGGCGGGCATCGACCGCGAAGTGCTGGCGGTGAGCCCGCGCGCGTCGCAGGGGCTGCGGATCACCGTCGCGACCAGCCTGGCCGGCCGCGTGCTGCACCGGCTCGCCGAGGACGGCAGCGAGTTCGACGTCTCGGCCTCGACCACGCTGCCCGCCGGCATGGCCGGGCAGGACGTCGTCGAGCCGATCCTGCTGGCGCACGCGGAGAAGGCGGGCGCGCGGGTCCGCTTCCGCACCGAACTCGTCGAGCCGGCGCCGGACGACGACGGCGTCACCGCCACGCTGCGGCACCGCGATTCGGGCGAGGAGACGACGGTGCGCGCGGACTACGTCGTCGCGGCCGACGGCGGCCGCAGCGGCGTCCGGGCCCGGCTCGGCATCGGCACCACCGGGATGGACGCGCTGAGCCACTGCCTCGGCGTGGTGTTCGACGCCGACCTCCGCGACCGCGTCCAAGCCGGCGTGACCGACCTGTTCTACCTGCAGCACCCCGAGTTCACCGCCGGGCTGGTCAACACCGACGTGCCGGACCGGTACGTCTTCGCGCCGGACTACTTCCCGGAGAAGGGCGAGAGCCCGGCGGACTTCACCCCCGAGCGGCTGGTCGCGATGATCCGCAGCGCCACCGACCTGCCGGACCTCGACCCGGAGATCGTCTGGACCGGGTCGTGGGAGGTCGCCGCGCGGCTGGCCGACCGGTTCCGCGAAGGGCGGGTCTTCCTGGTCGGCGACGCGGCGAAGGTGACGCCGCCGACCGGCGGGATGGGCGGCAACACGGCGGTGGGCGACGCCGCGGACATCGCGTGGAAGCTCGCCGCGGTGCTGCGCGGCGAAGCGGGTCCGGGGCTGCTCGACACCTACGAAGCCGAGCGCAGGCCGATCGCGCGGATGGTCGTCGACACCTCGCTGCACAACATGAAGCAGCGCATGCACCCCGGCCTCGACGTCTCCGGGATCACGCCGGCGGAGGACCCGCTGGGCATCGTGCTCGGCTTCCGCTACCGCTCGACGGCCGTCCTTTCCGAGGAGCCCGACGACGGCGCGCGGGTCGAGGCCGCGCTCGCCCCGACCGGGCGGCCCGGGTTCCGGGCGCCCGGCCTGGCGTCCACTTTGGACCTGCTGGGCCGGTCGTGGGTGCTGCTCTGCGCGGGTGACGGTTCGGCGTGGCGCCCGGCCGCGGCGGCCGCCGGCATCGATTGCCACGTCGTCGAGGACGACCTGTTCGCTGCGCGCTACGGCCTTTCGGCAGGCGGCGCTTCCCTCGTCCGCCCGGACGGCATCGTGGCGTGGCGCGCCCCGGACCCCGTCGACGACCCGGCGAGCGAGCTGCGGCGTGTGCTGACGGCGGTTCTCTCGCGTTAG
- a CDS encoding VOC family protein, whose product MPIRGVGKVVVGVEDQARAKRFWSEVAGFAVTTDVPYDDQGRRWVEVTAPDGTILVLGEEPDSHRRQDGDQLPTSNFFFYADDVQATYEELSAKGVEFPAKPEKQPWGWWSMFTDSEGNRFALQQRD is encoded by the coding sequence ATGCCCATTCGAGGTGTCGGCAAAGTCGTCGTCGGGGTCGAAGACCAGGCGCGCGCGAAGCGGTTCTGGTCCGAAGTGGCCGGTTTCGCGGTGACGACCGACGTGCCCTACGACGACCAGGGCCGCCGCTGGGTCGAGGTGACCGCCCCGGACGGGACGATCCTCGTGCTCGGCGAGGAACCCGACAGCCATCGCCGCCAGGATGGTGACCAGCTCCCGACGTCGAACTTCTTCTTCTACGCCGACGACGTCCAGGCGACGTACGAGGAGCTTTCGGCGAAAGGCGTGGAATTCCCCGCGAAGCCGGAGAAGCAGCCGTGGGGCTGGTGGTCGATGTTCACCGACTCCGAAGGGAACCGCTTCGCGCTGCAGCAGCGCGACTAA
- a CDS encoding PadR family transcriptional regulator, whose product MADGNPLTPAAFQVLLALANGAGGRAHGYGIMGFVAEVTGGAVQLGPGTLYRTLTRLAADGLAEELPGEDSRRRYYRITPAGRAAAAREAAMLGRLVAAAGDAGLLGREESA is encoded by the coding sequence GTGGCCGACGGCAACCCGCTCACCCCCGCGGCTTTCCAGGTGCTCCTCGCCCTCGCGAACGGAGCGGGCGGGCGCGCGCACGGCTACGGGATCATGGGGTTCGTCGCCGAGGTCACCGGCGGCGCCGTCCAGCTCGGCCCCGGCACGCTCTACCGCACGCTGACCCGGCTGGCCGCCGACGGCCTCGCCGAAGAGCTCCCGGGCGAGGACTCCCGCCGCCGCTACTACCGGATCACCCCGGCCGGCCGCGCGGCCGCCGCCCGGGAGGCCGCGATGCTGGGCCGGCTGGTCGCCGCGGCCGGTGACGCGGGACTGCTGGGCCGCGAGGAGTCGGCGTGA
- a CDS encoding VOC family protein encodes MSRPLGLVPHLFVRDVDKALSFYRKAFGAVELFRTVLPDGTVLFVELAVGDARLLVSQEIAALDALAPSTIGGTPMLLTLETGDPDDLARRAVFAGATVEAPVTEMFFGERYGRVVDPDGHRWALTTKREQYTPEDIDARKPHDV; translated from the coding sequence GTGAGCCGCCCGCTCGGCTTGGTGCCGCACCTGTTCGTGCGCGACGTCGACAAAGCGCTTTCCTTCTACCGCAAGGCGTTCGGCGCGGTCGAACTGTTCCGCACGGTACTGCCGGACGGCACGGTGCTGTTCGTCGAGCTGGCCGTCGGCGACGCGCGGCTGCTGGTCAGCCAGGAGATCGCGGCGCTCGACGCCCTGGCGCCGTCGACGATCGGCGGCACCCCGATGCTGCTCACCCTGGAGACCGGCGACCCGGACGACCTCGCCCGCCGCGCGGTCTTCGCCGGCGCGACCGTCGAAGCACCGGTGACCGAAATGTTCTTCGGCGAGCGCTACGGCCGGGTCGTCGACCCCGACGGGCACCGGTGGGCCCTGACCACCAAACGCGAGCAGTACACACCCGAAGACATCGACGCCCGCAAGCCGCACGACGTCTGA
- a CDS encoding roadblock/LC7 domain-containing protein, whose translation MDRDALVTELNALRQRVSGVTDTLVAGVDGLLIVADTEDRIDPESVSALAAAHLGLAHTTAAAIGQGAFRQAVVRSSGGYLAVYSVDRLALMVVLGDEGLDIGRLHHASLPTIERIGSILTAC comes from the coding sequence GTGGACCGTGACGCGCTGGTCACCGAGCTCAACGCGCTCCGACAGCGGGTGAGCGGAGTCACCGACACCCTCGTGGCCGGGGTGGACGGCCTGCTCATCGTGGCCGACACCGAAGACCGGATCGACCCCGAAAGCGTCTCCGCGCTCGCCGCCGCCCACCTCGGGCTGGCGCACACGACCGCCGCCGCGATCGGCCAAGGCGCGTTCCGCCAAGCCGTCGTCCGCAGCAGCGGCGGCTACCTGGCCGTCTACTCCGTCGACCGTCTCGCGCTGATGGTCGTCCTCGGCGACGAAGGCCTCGACATCGGCCGCCTGCACCACGCTTCGCTGCCCACGATCGAGCGCATCGGCTCGATCCTCACCGCCTGCTGA
- a CDS encoding class I SAM-dependent methyltransferase: MSEARRIVESGYDSSAERYLEWSARIQDDPRARFLTELTGRLPGGARVLDLGCGAGVPCTAALAERHDVVGVDLSATQLELARRNVPGARFEQGDMAAVSFPDGSFDAVTAFYSVLHVPREEQGALFARIAGWLRPGGWFLAALGCSEANGVEADWLGTPMFFSSHAPAVNRRLLEAAGFTLELDEPVTIQEPEGPARFHWVLARR; the protein is encoded by the coding sequence GTGAGCGAAGCACGGCGGATCGTCGAATCCGGCTACGACAGCTCGGCGGAGCGGTACCTCGAGTGGAGCGCCCGGATCCAGGACGACCCGCGAGCGCGCTTCCTGACCGAGCTGACCGGACGGCTCCCCGGCGGCGCCCGCGTCCTCGACCTCGGGTGCGGGGCCGGTGTCCCGTGCACGGCGGCGCTGGCCGAGCGCCACGACGTCGTCGGCGTCGACCTCTCCGCGACGCAACTGGAGCTGGCGCGGCGCAACGTCCCCGGTGCCCGGTTCGAGCAGGGCGACATGGCCGCGGTGTCCTTTCCGGACGGCAGCTTCGACGCGGTCACGGCGTTCTACTCCGTGCTGCACGTGCCCCGCGAGGAACAGGGCGCGCTCTTCGCGCGGATCGCCGGCTGGCTGCGCCCCGGCGGCTGGTTCCTGGCCGCACTCGGCTGCAGCGAAGCGAACGGCGTCGAAGCCGACTGGCTGGGCACACCGATGTTCTTCAGCAGTCACGCGCCGGCGGTGAACCGGCGCCTGCTCGAAGCGGCGGGTTTCACGCTCGAACTGGACGAACCGGTGACGATCCAGGAACCCGAAGGGCCGGCCCGCTTCCACTGGGTGCTCGCCCGGCGCTGA
- a CDS encoding PucR family transcriptional regulator encodes MVSVRSVVDRVGPTLLHALQVPDDSPAVADVVIAEPGGAVTLSAGDLVLGVATTGPEDAAELVRQSAGQGAAAVLLKQPVAGKPSVKRAAKASGIALVQVHAATSWAQLVWLLRTVLDALADESEDLDPGSGDLFRLADAVAAVVDAPVTIEDTNSRVLAYSARQDLTDPARVATIMGRRIPDDVLARFRSRGVFRELSRGRQTIFVPAQRDGTLPRLIVPIRMGGELLGSMWAVVAGPVSDERAAAFADAAPVVALHLLRRRAHTDAQRRASAELLRGVLEGRANPRKAMAELDLSDEPHRVVVIEVTGGDGRDAEGLRLALLERISQGIGSRPVATELGGLLYAVVPDRPGPGGWAELREALVATGPSRRVGAPRAAAGAPGEIGDLSASRLQADEALGLLRAELLGERVITFDEAWTALTLHRGATAAAGAKVAELGPLGTLRAHDETGKAGYVETLYEWLRHPGDPRAAARELRIHPNTLRYRMRKLLELVPLDLDDPDVRLALLTQLVALRWS; translated from the coding sequence GTGGTCTCGGTGCGCAGCGTGGTCGACCGGGTGGGGCCGACGCTGCTCCACGCGCTCCAGGTGCCCGACGACTCCCCCGCGGTCGCCGACGTCGTCATCGCCGAGCCCGGCGGCGCGGTCACCCTGTCGGCCGGGGACCTCGTGCTCGGCGTCGCCACGACCGGTCCCGAAGACGCCGCCGAACTGGTGCGGCAGAGCGCCGGGCAGGGCGCCGCCGCGGTGCTGCTCAAGCAGCCGGTCGCCGGGAAGCCGTCGGTGAAACGGGCCGCGAAGGCGAGCGGGATCGCGCTGGTCCAGGTGCACGCGGCGACGTCGTGGGCGCAGCTCGTGTGGCTGCTGCGGACGGTCCTCGACGCCCTCGCCGACGAGTCCGAAGACCTCGACCCCGGCTCCGGCGACCTCTTCCGGCTCGCCGACGCCGTCGCGGCCGTCGTGGACGCCCCGGTGACCATCGAGGACACCAACTCGCGCGTGCTCGCCTACTCCGCACGCCAGGACCTGACCGACCCCGCGCGCGTCGCCACGATCATGGGCCGCCGCATCCCCGACGACGTCCTCGCGCGGTTCCGCTCGCGCGGGGTGTTCCGCGAGCTGTCCCGCGGCCGGCAGACGATCTTCGTCCCCGCCCAGAGGGACGGCACGCTGCCACGGCTGATCGTGCCGATCCGGATGGGCGGCGAGCTGCTCGGGTCGATGTGGGCGGTCGTGGCCGGGCCGGTGTCCGACGAGCGCGCGGCCGCGTTCGCCGACGCCGCCCCGGTCGTCGCGCTGCACCTGCTGCGGCGCCGCGCGCACACCGACGCGCAGCGCCGCGCGTCGGCCGAACTGCTGCGCGGAGTGCTCGAAGGCCGCGCGAACCCGCGCAAGGCGATGGCGGAGCTGGACCTGTCCGACGAGCCGCACCGCGTGGTCGTCATCGAGGTCACCGGCGGCGACGGGCGCGACGCCGAAGGCCTGCGGCTCGCGCTGCTCGAACGCATCTCCCAAGGCATCGGCAGCCGCCCGGTGGCGACCGAGCTGGGCGGGCTGCTCTACGCCGTGGTCCCGGACCGGCCGGGCCCCGGCGGGTGGGCGGAACTGCGCGAGGCTCTCGTCGCGACGGGACCGTCCCGTCGTGTCGGTGCTCCGCGCGCCGCTGCGGGCGCACCCGGCGAGATCGGCGACCTCTCGGCGTCGCGCCTGCAGGCCGACGAAGCCCTCGGCCTGCTGCGCGCGGAGCTGCTCGGCGAGCGCGTGATCACCTTCGACGAAGCCTGGACGGCGTTGACCCTGCACCGCGGCGCGACGGCGGCGGCCGGGGCGAAGGTCGCGGAGCTCGGCCCGCTGGGCACCCTGCGCGCGCACGACGAGACGGGCAAGGCCGGCTACGTCGAGACGCTCTACGAGTGGCTGCGCCACCCCGGCGACCCGCGGGCGGCCGCGCGGGAGCTGCGGATCCACCCGAACACCCTGCGGTACCGGATGCGGAAGCTCCTGGAACTCGTCCCGCTGGACCTCGACGACCCCGACGTCCGGCTGGCGCTGCTCACCCAGCTGGTCGCGCTGCGCTGGAGCTGA